The Rhododendron vialii isolate Sample 1 chromosome 3a, ASM3025357v1 nucleotide sequence ATTAATGACCAGGATGATGGCTATGGCCTTGTTCCTACCTAATTTCCTCGTTCTGATGtatcaaaaaaatagattagGATGGTATTTGTGTTAAATGCCTCCAATGAAAATTTCGAGTTAGTCTGTTGAGAACCAAATGCCTTTTGTATGTCATTAGACAAAAATGTGGATGCTTGATGTGCTTAATAGAAATGAAGTCACTGAGTTAGCAAAGATGTTGATTCTTCCTATCCAGGCAAATCTATCTgtagttttttattggaaattTTATGGTAACATCAGGTTGGTTGAGAACACACTTTGCTCCTAGTGTTGCTTTGCTGGATCGTTCTGATATGCTTCAGGTAAATATTGAATGCAAAATCCATTGAACCGTAGGGTGCTTGGAAACAATAACTCGTTTGTTATGACAAACGTCATACTGCAAACAATAACTGTCCGGTATTGGCTGGTATCGTCCGGTACCGGCTGGTATTTGAGGTGAAACGAAATTAGAGGTGTAGGGTATCGGATTTGGACAATGCCAGTACGGTACATGATTCATAACTTGCTATGACAAATGTCATACTGCAATATACAAAATGGGCTTCTCTTCACTATATATGCTTTTCTTCATCCAAAACATTTCCATCAGAAAACATACTGAATTATCACGATCAacaaaactgttttccaaataGCAGGCCCGGATGATGTTTCTCCTTTCTGAATGTTCCTCATCTCCAATTGTGTCCTGTGTTTAGAGATTCGGATTGTGCAAATGTTGTGTACCTCTCCATACACTTTTAGGACCCAGGATTATAGGCTCGAGCAGGGCTGATTGTCCAACACATATGTAGGCATATTTGCCGTACCATTCATGAGCTGAGCCAGGACTGAACATGTACAATTCATTGAACCCTTCTCTTTGTACCACAACTGAGTTTCTTCTACCCTGTTTGACACGTGCAAGGATAGCAAACGAGAGGAAAACAAAGGAGTAAGTGTGTTGAAGATCCGATTGGCAATTGCTTCAAAGAAATAATATCCAAAGTGACGGCAACAACCAAATTTTGGTTAGTTTGATATGTTCTAGGAGTATTAAGTTAACAAGAGTGGTATTGATTGCTTCCAAAGCATCAGTAAGAGTAAGGATCAACCGATCAGACATCACACGGAGTCAAATCACTTACCCTGTCAAGGATTATGAACTCCCGAGGCGCACTGGTGTAAACTCTGCTCATTTTTTCGGTCAATTGCTTATTGTTGTCATCCTCTTCGCCCTCTGgatcttcttctctttccctGCTTTTCATATCAACGGCATTGTTCTGCTTCCCTGCACCCCAAGTGGACAAAAGTTCCTCGACCGTAAAAGGATTCCACAAATCGAAATCCTTCGTCCGGCCAGATTCTGGAGGAATAATGCTGAAATTTGACAAAAAGGGCGGTCTGCTGTGGAAATTTGATCTTTCCAATCCCAGTGCATAAGTTGCATCTGGTGTGCTCACTGTCAAATGACTTACGATGGAACCCAACAGGCGAAGGGGTGAAGATTTCGAGTTAGAGAACACAAGCTCTGAGCTTAAGAGATCTTGTTGGAGAGTCAAAATGTGTTTAACTTCAATCATGCCCTCCGAATTACTGCTAACCAGTTCTACCTGCATTTCTCAAGTTCGTATGCTCTCAGAATTTACTTAAAAGCTAGAGAAGCAAAGATGGGGAACATGCACAAAGAAAAGGGGGTGCAGCCGTGCAGCTCATATAAGACTTATTTGGACTCAAAGAAAAGAATTACATACGCAGTATGGAACATCTAATCAATCGTCTTCTGCTTTTAGCTGTAACACTAACACGATATTACCATACGCCTGTTTGGTAATATtctcattttctgttttttgtttccttgAATCTACAAACTTGTTGGCAAACTATTTCCAAAAatgaatttggaattttttcccTGGAAGCAACTCACCGTTTTGAAGACGCCATTTCAAGAACCGTGCTAGCAGAAAAACATACACCGTGTGTGATTGTGAACCTTCTATTGTGTtttctttggaaaatgaaaacaattccGAACAGTAACACATCATACGCACCCAGCTTTATTTTAGTGGCCAAATTTTCCGCTGAAATTTTTTCATCCAATCCACATTCTTTCTAGAATAAGAATGGCGCCAATTGTTCTAATCAGGTGACAAGTTCCAATATCAGAGGGTTTGGAGTTTCCTCCAACCTAAAATTTGCTCATTTGCTTCCAGTAACTGAATCCCATCTTCAAAACTGAAGCATGGATTTGATTCACACACCATGTTCTGAGAACTATTTACCATCTGAAAAGAGAGgttaaaaagaaggaaaaaacaagaaaaagaggCGAGTCTTTAGTCATAAGAAGACAGACCTGAATGGATTCGTCAGGATTCCCTCTAACATCCCGAAGTGCCCAAGTATTCGGGGACCAAGAAACTCCACCATCGTCATCACTTTCAATTTTGAAGGCTAAGGACACCCCACCTTGAATCACTGGATCGCTACCATCCTCACCTTCAGAAACAGAAGTGTGAAGAAGCTCGAGCAGGCCCCCATGCCACATGGACGCCTTGTATGATGTGATCATGCCACTTGGAAGCATCACGGTGGCAAGACTTCCGTTTTCCAATCCCATCTTGACAACACAGCTGTCGCTAATATCCTCAAACGTGACTCCATGGCCGCTGAACTCACTCTCCAAGTAGTCCACGTTGATGGGCGCGGGGACAGGATACGGAATTGAAGCCACTCCTGGCAATGGAAAATATCTCTTTTTGGTATTGATGCTGGTGTGTTGTTGCGCTGAAGGAAAATAAGGGTGTAGAGATGCGAAACTCTTACTGCATTTTATTGGGGAAGGATGAATGAAGTTGGAAGGGAAGATGGAAGCGTAAACCATGGATATGTTTCATTCAAAACTGTAAATTTTTGTCTTCCAAAGTCTTATATTATTGGAGACAGATTAACACAACGCATGTAGTCACAagtttgtgtgtgtttgagcgtgcgcgcgcgcgcgagagagagagagagagagagagagagagagagagagagagagagagagagatgtcctTGTCTCACTGAATGGATCCAAGTCCCATTTGGATGAAGTAACTTCTTGTTTTCATTGGTTGTAGTAGAAGATTACAATGATATTTTTCTTAGATAtttctttattcttttgttttctgtttctgTTCTCTCTTGTCAAGTCATGTATGTGCTCACCTATTTTTCACTGATGTCCGGATTGGGTTTATAGTGGTTGGCCAAGAATGTTTGTAGCCTTATCTTCTTTTTGGCACAACAGCCTTATCTTCTTTTTGGCAAAACCACAACCAACCTTTGatctctctcaagtctcaaatCAATTTACACTTTACCGCGGATGCAGTGTAACTGTCTCAAAGCACAAATATGTTAATCTTTTACTTCTAAAGTTTATTCTCATTTCACTTCATGTTTCTGTTTCGATAATAGACAACCGGCCGGATCGAATTTTCGGTCTATACACTTTGAAACTGAGGGACTGTAGAAGTAACAGACAGCCGGCCGGATCGAATTTTCGGTCAATGCTTTGAAACTGAGGGACTGTAGAAATAACAGACAGCAGAGTTGCTTTGGCATGTAAGGCTGCAGGAACTTCCATTCTGCTAGACATTAGAAAGGATGGGAATTCTAGATTTCGTGCTTTGTAATTGGACTATTGTATAAAATACAACATTAGTCTTATCATCTCTGCATTTATAGTTtccattttgaacaaaaaataaatgattggaAAAAATATTGAGAAAAGAGACGGCAATAGACATTTTTATTTTAGCATGACAATTATTTAGATTACAAGTTATCGTGTTCAATGACTTGTGCCCCTCTCCACTCTTCACCAGGGTTCACCACCACAGGAACTAGCAATGATCCAGACCCAGTGCATATAAAATAGTCTTCACCGTATTTCTTTGATAAGGAACCTGGGCTTGATACATATATGTCCTCAAAACCAATCCTGATTACCCTGAAGAACAACTCTCGTCCCtgccaaacaaaaaatacaaagaacACAACAAAAACTGAGAAAACGCAAGTACAACATTTTGTTAAATACAGATTTAAATAAGTCAGTGAAGTATAAGTATGTGTTCAGTTGTTCTCTAATCGCTCTTAAAAGCTATGGTCAGATTATCAGTTTGCAACTGAATCTATTCATTCCATTACTAGAATACCACGCAGATACATCGATTCCTCAAGAGGTTATTTGATAACACAATTGAGCACTTAAAGAGTATTTTCAGTAATTTCCTAGCTTTTGGTTTTCAAACTGGACCTAagtatgcccaacttatatctTAACATTCCCAATCCATTCTGCATCGTCCACTTCACTTGACAATTCCCATATCCTAAGTGTCAATGCATGGGATTTGAAAAAGTAAGTAAGCTAAACAAAAATGATCTACCTGATCAAGGGTTTCATATTTAGTAGGAGCGGTGGTATAAAACTGTTTTGATCTTTCCGATGGAGGAACACTGTACACTCTGCTGAGCTTATTCTTCAAAATggtgatgggaacatcttgtgTGGTCCATACTCCTGGTTTCTTCTCAGGCTCCCAAGTGAAAGAGAACCAAGCTGGGTCCTCAGTTTTCATGGTTTCAGCTGGAGATAGAATTTCAAACGGCGAACAGAGAGGAGGGTGGGTGCAATAAGAGCATCCCTGGAGTCCTTGGATTCCTGTCCCACTTCTCTTCTTGAACTTGAAGTGGCTAAGTATAGCACCTGTCAGATTCACAGCCTTTCCCCCATTGTTTTTCACTATAACTGCTGTTGCCATGCTCAGCGGGTAGAGTGAAACGATGTAGGTTAGATCAAGAGTTCCACTGGTGGAGCTTAATTCAACCTGTAATCAAATGCAACGAAAATTTCCTTCATTACAAAGTAATCACTGGGCAGTTCGTACGCTTGTCTACCAATTACAAACAATCTTGAAAAGAATACTCCCAACTTTGTCTCAAGGGGGATCATTTTTAACCGATAAAAGTAAAATTTCCTACCCCCTACCAATAGTTTCGACTGTATATTTGGTAGAATGGAGTCCACTAAACTGTTGTTTGGATTGTAGATTTGTTGGGGGTAAGAAAAGCAAAGGGACTT carries:
- the LOC131318813 gene encoding photosynthetic NDH subunit of subcomplex B 2, chloroplastic-like; amino-acid sequence: MASLLSFTILPKPNLTKVACSSSSTATTLSPPEILTLDQKFGRKGIKFSDSGDVELTVRNGSSLKLRIPDGHITSYKPKVYWKDDGFEEILYTLPSTDIGSSVTSTTTSATKAKGGIGLVIDNVNASDPNFKPSHVITSEWSVKDVDSDSIDAVQVELSSTSGTLDLTYIVSLYPLSMATAVIVKNNGGKAVNLTGAILSHFKFKKRSGTGIQGLQGCSYCTHPPLCSPFEILSPAETMKTEDPAWFSFTWEPEKKPGVWTTQDVPITILKNKLSRVYSVPPSERSKQFYTTAPTKYETLDQGRELFFRVIRIGFEDIYVSSPGSLSKKYGEDYFICTGSGSLLVPVVVNPGEEWRGAQVIEHDNL
- the LOC131319138 gene encoding protein NDH-DEPENDENT CYCLIC ELECTRON FLOW 5; this translates as MVYASIFPSNFIHPSPIKCSKSFASLHPYFPSAQQHTSINTKKRYFPLPGVASIPYPVPAPINVDYLESEFSGHGVTFEDISDSCVVKMGLENGSLATVMLPSGMITSYKASMWHGGLLELLHTSVSEGEDGSDPVIQGGVSLAFKIESDDDGGVSWSPNTWALRDVRGNPDESIQVELVSSNSEGMIEVKHILTLQQDLLSSELVFSNSKSSPLRLLGSIVSHLTVSTPDATYALGLERSNFHSRPPFLSNFSIIPPESGRTKDFDLWNPFTVEELLSTWGAGKQNNAVDMKSREREEDPEGEEDDNNKQLTEKMSRVYTSAPREFIILDRGRRNSVVVQREGFNELYMFSPGSAHEWYGKYAYICVGQSALLEPIILGPKSVWRGTQHLHNPNL